Proteins co-encoded in one Dreissena polymorpha isolate Duluth1 chromosome 12, UMN_Dpol_1.0, whole genome shotgun sequence genomic window:
- the LOC127853674 gene encoding uncharacterized protein LOC127853674, with product MPHHCCVPLCTSDSRVKSSQDLSFHSFPKDESLKQKWVKNIRRDIGKNFNLNKHTRICSAHFEGTCYEVAVPGQVRRRLKKDALPTIFSWVTPKIPRRKLFRDKTPKTLKVTESGQRCVSGSSFMIDHSYSGPSDNMDYVIDDCDIQDVSPSPDTLNTSKQSSSTDDSLQDIEADPSPHKEDLFKQHKALLHARSKEKFTIVRFCSSDSDIRYYTGFPSYTAMCAFFHFLQPECNFLYYVGSENTSQGKAYEFVSKRGPSRSLSPLEELFLTLVRLRKGLPEKVIADLYNLSEGHISKIVNTWILFLFDRLRCLPIWPSHEQVRKTMPISFRTDYPDTRVIIDCTEIFIEQPSASVCQRETFSSYKHHNTAKGLVGIAPSGQITFISSLYAGRCSDKKIVRHCGLYDILEEGDSVMADKGFDIEEDLKERNLSLTIPPFLENQAQFTSQQLAATRNIAAVRVHVERAIRKVKEFEILRHTVPISLCPMLEKIWTVCAHLANFTGSLFKNK from the coding sequence atGCCTCATCATTGCTGTGTGCCGTTGTGTACTAGTGACTCTAGAGTGAAATCCTCGCAGGATCTTTCTTTCCATTCATTTCCCAAGGATGAAAGTTTGAAACAGAAATGGGTAAAGAACATTCGAAGAGACATTGGAAAGAACTTTAATTTGAACAAGCATACAAGGATATGTTCAGCTCATTTTGAGGGAACTTGTTATGAAGTGGCTGTGCCAGGACAAGTGCGTAGAAGGTTGAAAAAAGACGCTCTGCCCACAATATTTTCATGGGTCACGCCAAAAATTCCACGTAGAAAGCTATTCAGGGACAAAACACCTAAGACGCTGAAAGTGACAGAAAGTGGTCAAAGGTGTGTCTCTGGCAGTTCATTCATGATAGATCATTCATACTCTGGACCAAGTGACAATATGGACTATGTCATTGATGACTGTGACATACAGGATGTTTCTCCTTCGCCAGATACCTTGAACACTAGTAAGCAATCTTCATCTACAGATGACAGCCTTCAAGACATTGAAGCAGACCCTTCACCACACAAAGAGGACCTCTTCAAGCAGCACAAAGCCCTGCTGCATGCAAGATCTAAAGAAAAGTTTACGATTGTGCGGTTCTGTTCTTCTGATAGTGACATCAGATATTACACAGGCTTCCCTTCATACACAGCTATGTGTGCTTTCTTTCACTTCCTTCAGCCTGAATGTAACTTTTTGTACTATGTTGGTTCGGAAAATACTTCTCAAGGTAAAGCGTATGAGTTTGTGTCGAAGAGGGGGCCATCCAGATCTCTGTCTCCCCTAGAGGAACTTTTTCTCACATTGGTCCGCCTTCGAAAAGGTCTTCCAGAGAAAGTAATTGCAGACTTGTATAACTTATCTGAAGGACACATTTCGAAGATTGTGAATACCTGGATTCTTTTCCTGTTTGACAGGTTAAGGTGCCTACCGATTTGGCCGTCCCACGAACAGGTGCGAAAAACAATGCCCATTTCATTCCGGACTGATTACCCTGACACACGAGTCATTATTGACTGTACAGAGATATTCATTGAACAGCCGTCGGCATCAGTGTGCCAAAGGGAAACATTTAGCTCCTATAAACACCATAACACTGCCAAAGGACTCGTGGGTATAGCACCCAGTGGCCAAATTACTTTCATCTCAAGTTTATATGCGGGTAGATGCAGTGACAAAAAAATTGTAAGGCACTGTGGCTTATACGATATTCTGGAGGAGGGAGATTCAGTCATGGCCGACAAAGGTTTTGATATTGAAGAGGATTTGAAGGAGAGAAACCTATCGTTAACAATCCCCCCGTTTCTTGAGAACCAGGCTCAGTTCACCTCCCAACAGCTTGCGGCGACAAGGAACATAGCCGCAGTACGAGTGCATGTGGAACGAGCAATAAGAAAGGTGAAAGAATTTGAAATACTCAGACACACAGTCCCAATATCACTTTGCCCAATGTTGGAAAAAATTTGGACGGTTTGTGCTCACTTGGCCAATTTCACTGGTAGcttatttaagaataaataa
- the LOC127852473 gene encoding putative nuclease HARBI1: MNERLDTYENLTNMEVVRRYRLDKDGIDRLNDEYGDRLAPRTLGQRNVSALEKIIVTLRYFASGDFQINDGDIHKLSQPSVSRAVTQFTEMLANQETMTRNITFPTSMHDITRVKTDFQGIANFANVVGVVDGTQVQIQAPHVNEDAYVNRMGYHSINTQVIFNGQDRLIDIVARWPGSTHDSRILRESSVYQLFERGHVASEHKYLLGDSGYPCKQWLLTPYLNPANAGQVNYNRVIMACGVLHNICKEMNIPMIGDDIPANMQQEVPYQGIQNGLRYRDFVALTYFN, translated from the exons ATGAATGAAAGACTCGATACCTATGAAAACCTCACAAACATGGAGGTTGTTCGTAGATATCGTCTAGATAAGGATGGTATTGATCGGCTGAATGATGAATATGGTGATCGATTAGCGCCAAGAACACTTGGCCAAAGAAATGTCTCCGCTTTGGAAAAAATAATTGTCACCCTACGCTATTTTGCGTCGGGTGACTTTCAAATCAATGATGGAGACATCCATAAACTGTCACAGCCATCTGTATCAAGAGCTGTGACACAATTCACAGAGATGCTGGCTAACCAGGAAACGATGACAAGAAACATAACATTCCCAACCAGTATGCATGATATAACCAGGGTGAAGACGGACTTCCAAGGTATAGCCAACTTTGCCAATGTTGTTGGAGTGGTTGACGGGACGCAAGTCCAAATTCAAGCTCCGCATGTCAATGAGGACGCCTATGTTAATAGAATGGGATATCATTCGATTAATACCCAG GTGATATTCAATGGCCAAGACCGACTTATTGATATAGTTGCACGGTGGCCAGGATCAACCCATGACAGCCGGATCCTAAGGGAGAGTAGCGTATACCAACTCTTTGAACGTGGGCATGTGGCCAGCGAGCACAAATATCTGCTCGGGGACAGTGGCTACCCATGCAAGCAGTGGTTGCTCACTCCTTATTTAAACCCAGCCAATGCAGGACAGGTTAACTACAACAG AGTTATCATGGCATGTGGAGTGTTGCATAACATTTGCAAAGAAATGAACATCCCAATGATTGGGGATGATATACCAGCCAACATGCAGCAGGAAGTACCTTACCAAGGAATTCAGAATGGGCTGCGATACAGGGATTTCGTAGCACTAACATATTTTAACTAA
- the LOC127853395 gene encoding uncharacterized protein LOC127853395, translated as MATSKKEREQKFSLDDCLILCNLMAEGSGISGLTNHELLKHRFTEGITSQTKKKMWTRVSDLYNGKASKSRSADNLEKKWVNLVAKHRIIYTDHVRDRALTGGGCLQKTLDIVTEAVMNVIGIESPSIAGAAGVALDSSFSLLESFSAAAIPSHTVTQYLEVVAGPSESVDYGSRCNCSCHGNDQLHGMSLEQLKRKKIILEIQLLTQKLQSP; from the exons ATGGCGACAAGTAAAAAGGAACGGGAACAAAAATTTTCGTTGGACGATTGTTTAATCCTTTGTAATTTAATGGCTGAAGGAAGTGGCATCAGCGGATTAACCAACCATGAGCTACTGAAACATAGATTTACAGAAG gAATAACTAGCCAAACAAAAAAGAAGATGTGGACAAGAGTGTCGGACTTGTACAATGGAAAAGCCAGCAAGTCTAGATCTGCTGACAATCTAGAAAAAAAATGGGTGAACCTGGTGGCCAAGCACAGAATAATATATACGGATCACGTGAGAGACCGTGCACTGACTG gAGGAGGTTGTTTGCAAAAAACTCTGGACATCGTGACAGAGGCGGTCATGAATGTAATTGGAATTGAGTCGCCTTCAATCGCTGGTGCTGCAGGCGTGGCACTTGACTCCAGCTTCAGTCTATTGGAGTCATTTTCAGCTGC CGCAATACCTTCCCATACAGTAACACAATACTTGGAAGTGGTGGCAGGGCCAAGTGAATCGGTGGATTATGGTAGCAg ATGTAACTGCAGCTGTCACGGAAACGACCAACTACATGGAATGTCTTTGGAGcaactgaaaagaaaaaaaattatactTGAAATCCAGTTGTTAACACAAAAGCTACAGTCaccataa